One Gambusia affinis linkage group LG15, SWU_Gaff_1.0, whole genome shotgun sequence genomic window carries:
- the serpinf2a gene encoding alpha-2-antiplasmin has product MKLCLLLLLLCLSRQGLTEEPATAAPGFSPVTDEKEEKNVSNCGRTFTHEEHRAIGGAIEQLGLKILEKLAISPQQPNVILSPLSLMFALAHLTLGSRNETEKLLLQSLQAHDRPCFHHILGSLVPHLTHTSLEVAARMYLRPGFEVKLSFVEESLARYRSRPFPLVSVDEVNQWVENVTNGNIPNFLESIPHDVVLMLINGVYFKGEWKTQFDPQVTSKGVFYLDSQNSVSVDMMKSAQYPLRLMDDPQLQAQVASFPFKGNTSFLVILPIGNVSLVLPKLNISDLYSRLPQEKSMQVNVPKMKLQYRQELEEALTSMGLGSLFLGPDLSGISEQPLRVSSVRHATTMELSEEGVEASATTVVTAMRSISLFSVNSPFLFALVDDFSLAPLFMGIVTNPAPDNDPMPNDDPNGNNTMNDQPGTAAARETDLNVELNRLPAEGSTLQSCSAPGGGKEQLQQVDEQDGSSSKTQGDEPCSKPENFVPV; this is encoded by the exons ATGAAGCTgtgtcttcttctgctgctgctgtgcctCAGTCGTCAGGGACTGACC GAAGAGCCCGCCACAGCAGCTCCTGGATTCTCTCCAGTCACAGatgaaaaggaggagaaaaacgtCAGTAACTGTGGGAGAACATTCACCCATGAGGAACACCGGGCgatagggggcgctatagagcaGTTGGGGTTGAAGATCCTGGAGAAGCTTGCTATCAGCCCACAGCAGCCCAACGTCATCCTCTCCCCTCTCAGCCTGATGTTCGCCCTCGCTCACCTCACCTTAG GTTCCCGCAATGAAACAGAGAAGCTTCTCCTACAAAGTCTTCAAGCCCACGACCGACCATGCTTCCATCACATCCTGGGAAGCCTTGTGCCTCATCTAACCCACACGTCACTGGAGGTGGCGGCACGCATGTACCTGAGGCCAG GATTTGAAGTGAAGCTGTCATTTGTTGAGGAATCTCTGGCCAG GTACCGGTCCCGGCCCTTCCCTCTGGTCTCTGTGGATGAGGTCAACCAATGGGTGGAGAACGTCACCAATGGAAACATCCCCAACTTCTTGGAAAGCATTCCACATGACGTGGTGCTAATGCTCATTAACGGTGTTTACTTCAAAG GTGAATGGAAGACCCAGTTTGACCCCCAGGTGACCTCAAAGGGAGTGTTTTATCTTGACAGCCAGAACTCAGTGTCAGTGGACATGATGAAGTCTGCCCAGTATCCTCTACGCCTGATGGACGACCCTCAGCTGCAGGCACAG GTTGCCAGCTTTCCCTTCAAAGGAAACACCAGCTTCCTAGTCATCCTTCCCATAGGAAACGTCTCATTGGTGCTTCCCAAGCTAAACATTTCTGACCTCTACAGTCGTCTACCTCAAGAAAAATCAATGCAGGTCAACGTACCAAAGATGAAGCTCCAATATCGACAGGAGCTCGAAGAGGCACTGACCAGCATGG GACTCGGCTCCCTGTTTTTGGGTCCGGACCTCTCTGGGATTTCTGAGCAACCCCTCAGGGTGTCGAGCGTCCGTCACGCCACCACCATGGAGCTCAGTGAAGAAGGTGTCGAAGCGTCCGCCACCACCGTGGTGACTGCAATGCGCTCCATCTCCCTGTTCTCTGTCAACTCCCCTTTCCTGTTTGCCCTTGTTGATGACTTCTCTCTGGCCCCTCTGTTCATGGGCATCGTCACAAACCCCGCCCCCGACAACGACCCTATGCCTAACGACGACCCCAACGGGAACAACACCATGAACGACCAGCCTGGTACAGCGGCGGCCAGGGAAACAGACCTGAACGTCGAGCTCAACAGAttgccagcagagggcagcactcTTCAGTCCTGCAGCgcccctggtggggggaaagagcagctgcagcaggtcgATGAACAAGATGGCAGCAGCAGTAAGACTCAAGGAGACGAGCCCTGCTCCAAACCAGAAAATTTCGTCCcagtctga
- the serpinf1 gene encoding pigment epithelium-derived factor — protein sequence MQLPKAKQCARPVRAPPLRDAAGPPVSADRQTDRQQHQRRGPSGPERMMRTTFLLALAAVLSFCWAQSDFGDEEAAAEEEHVELFTTPTTKMGAATSDFGYNLFRALTSRETSANLFLSPISVSSVLTQLSMGGSENAQRQLYRALRYHTLQDPQLQNTLKNLLASVNSSGKGLSSAARLYVTRRLRLKQDFFKLVEQQYGIRPKALLGGAKDTKEINDWVSQQTGRKVQQFLTKGLPQTAGVNAISAAYFKGGWVTRFSQGGVQQDFQVENGAPVRVPMMQQDNYPVKMGVDSDLSCTIAQIQMQNDVSMFVFLPDDVTTNTTLLEESLTAEFVQDLSMALQPARVSLTLPVLRLSYSTDLLPLLGDLGLNDWLDNQELEKISVQPAKLTSINHKVVMETAPEGAQYPSAVSVPSHLTYRVDRPFVYLIRDEPSGALLFIGKVVNPKDLTI from the exons ATGCAGCTTCCTAAAGCGAAACAGTGTGCGCGCCCCGTGCGCGCGCCGCCTTTGCGCGACGCCGCGGGTCCACCAGTCTccgcagacagacagacagacagacagcagcacCAGCGACGTGGACCGTCCGGACCGGAGAG GATGATGCGAACAACGTTCCTGCTGGCGTTGGCAGCCGTCCTGAGCTTCTGCTGGGCTCAG TCGGACTTCGGAGATGAGGAGGCGGCCGCGGAGGAGGAACATGTGGAGCTCTTCACCACGCCCACCACCAAGATGGGCGCCGCCACCTCGGACTTTGGCTACAACCTGTTCCGGGCTTTGACGAGCCGCGAAACTTCGGCCAACCTGTTTCTGTCTCCGATCAGCGTGTCTTCGGTTCTGACCCAGCTGTCCATGG GGGGCTCTGAGAACGCCCAGAGGCAGCTGTACCGGGCTCTCCGGTACCACACCCTGCAGGACCCCCAGCTCCAGAATACCCTGAAGAACTTGCTGGCCTCAGTGAACTCCTCAGGCAAAGGCCTGAGCTCGGCTGCTCGGCTCTACGTGACACGAC GACTCCGTCTGAAGCAGGACTTCTTCAAGCTGGTGGAGCAGCAGTATGGCATCCGCCCCAAAGCGCTGCTGGGTGGAGCCAAAGACACGAAGGAGATCAATGATTGGGTGTCTCAGCAGACGGGAAGGAAGGTCCAACAGTTCCTGACCAAGGGTCTCCCTCAAACCGCCGGCGTCAACGCCATCAGCGCCGCCTACTTCAAAG GGGGATGGGTGACCCGCTTCAGTCAGGGAGGAGTTCAGCAGGACTTCCAGGTGGAAAACGGGGCTCCGGTCCGTGTTCCCATGATGCAACAGGATAACTACCCGGTGAAGATGGGCGTGGACTCGGACCTGAGCTGCACT ATCGCTCAGATCCAGATGCAGAACGACGTCAGCATGTTTGTCTTCCTGCCCGACGACGTGACGACCAACACCACGCTGCTGGAGGAGAGTCTGACCGCCGAGTTCGTTCAGGACCTCTCCATGGCGCTGCAGCCGGCTCGGGTGTCCCTGACGCTGCCTGTCCTGAGGCTTAGTTACTCCACCGACCTGCTGCCACTGCTTGGCGACCTCG GCCTCAATGACTGGTTGGACAACCAAGAACTGGAGAAGATCTCAGTCCAGCCGGCCAAACTCACCAGCATCAATCATAAGGTTGTCATGGAGACGGCGCCCGAAGGAGCCCAGTACCCCAGCGCCGTCTCGGTGCCCTCCCACCTGACGTACCGAGTGGACCGGCCCTTTGTCTACCTGATCCGAGACGAACCGTCAGGAGCGCTGCTGTTCATCGGGAAGGTGGTCAACCCCAAAGACCTGAcaatttaa